DNA sequence from the Orcinus orca chromosome 2, mOrcOrc1.1, whole genome shotgun sequence genome:
CTGTAGACATTGGCCATTAGCTTATTAGTGGgaactcaaaacaaaaaaaaacagaaggcattctttttttctcagcacAGCAGAAAAATTACCTTGGTTAGTTAATGAGGGCAGTTTTGACTTGGATAGTGAGGGCCAGTGGATAATTCATGTATGTATAAACTATCCAAGTGTCTGAAAGTAAATTTCTGTATAACCTATTACAGCCAATCTCATGAGAGCTGTCTTTCTCCCTTGGGGTGGTAATAGCATACTCACTCAAACAAATGGCAAAATCTTTTTGAGGGCAGGatggcaacaatttttttttttctggtctaggatttctgaaacatttaaaaaatctgaaaacactTTTATAAACTTTAGTTTCTGAGTTAAGTAAACCTGTAAATCAAATAAAGAAGACACTGCTCTGATGAAGAGTTGGAGAGAGCAACTATTTATTTGCCCAGTGTTCTTTCCCACCTCTAGATGAAAGAATTTTCCCACCAGAATTTGAAAATCACTATATGGCGACTCATGACATAAACTCTGGATCTGACTTCAGAATACCAGCAGGTAGCCTGCCTGAGAGCATCGTTAGAAAAAAGAATATGGATGTTCCTCACTGTGTCTAATTGGTAGTTTACTGTAAATTTGGTTTGTTAACCATAAATGACACACAAAGctaccttatttttaatttaaacttcagTATTTGTAATTCAGAGACTGCCACTAACAAATTAATTAGGATGTGTTGAAGCCTTAGTATTAAAAATTATCCTCAGTataatagaggggcttccctggtggcgcagtggttgggagtccgcctgccgatgcaggggacacgggttcgtgccccggtccgggaagatcccacgtgccgcggagcggctggtcccatgagccatggccgctgagcctgcgcgtccggagcctgtgctccgcaacgggagaggccacagcggtgagtgGCCttcgcaccgcaaaaaaaaaaaaaaccacataatagaggggttttttttgtctgTTAGATAAAAAGCTTTCCAGTTTTCAATGACTGATGAAAGCGTGAAGACTTCATGCCTCCACTCAtcttcatttacttttaaggcctttttctttctgaaacttaaaaaattgattttgtgatagtgtttttatttcttctcttataCTCCATAACTTTAGATAGAAAAGTATCTCAGTCTTTTGAGGTTTATGCTCTAGGAGAGCATGAAtgattcttttcatgtgtttcgataagtatatgtaaaaaatattaacaaagatGTGACCATTATGACAAGGATTAGATTTGTAGTTGAAATTTTTCTGCAGTATTCAGGTCCATATGATGTTGTATTGTTACCTTTCTATTAACAGCTTTGTGTCTCTTAAGCTGGAAAGCAGGGGATAGTCTTAAACTTCTTTGAATTGCTCTTAGTTTTCAGAATAGATGTTTGTCTACCAAAGAGTTAATAAAGAGCTATATGTAGTTCTAGTGTTTGTACTGTTTAATGTAAAAATTCCCCAGAGTAATCACtggttatgttttcttttgatgtACATTTAAAAGGAtatcttctgcaattttttgcttGCTTAGTAAGAAAGCAGGATAGACCTTGTATTCCactgtgttttcaatttttttcttaattgttagttatgaatcactatgctatTTTCACAAACTAATTTCCCTTTTTATCACTGTTTATAACTTTGTTATCCAGTTAGTTCACTGTTGTCTTTTcagtaaatatccattaagtaGCCCAGTTGTTCTTTTATGCAGTTTAGGTAAAGAATGTTAAACTTGGTGCTAAGTGCAAATATTCAGTTTGATCACGTTaagatttgtaaaaatttttacttAATGAAAGAGAGTTAAGAGCATTGGGTGGGACTGCCCTACTTTCTTATACTGCTAGTTATTGTATATACTGCTACCAGATAAATATTTGTAAGTCACCAGTCTGATCACatcatttttaataaatcttCAATAGCTTCCTTGGTTCTaagaatcaaattttaaaaacagaacttagtatttattaagcatttttttctttgctaggCACTTAACATTAAAGATtaacattaaacattttctttaacattaaagaaaaaattagttcTTAAATTTGTATAGATAGGcagccctattttatagatgggggAACCATGTCTCAAGAGGTTTAGGGCTTTACTATTGTCATAAACTAGTAAATACTAGGAGTTGAATTTGAAATCAGTTCTATTTACTCATGGTGTTCTACTACTTATGTTGCTCCTTCAAcatgacaatattttatttattaccgAATTGAAGATAATGAACATTTTGCTTGAATATCAGATGGCTGATATTGTTAAAAGTAATACTTGGTTGAGGCTGATAGGATAAACTtagagaatacaaaaataaatctgaaattttattttaaaatattattgtacTAGAAATATTAGAATTTAAATTTCAAGAATAATTTCTCTTTACCATTAGTTGTTAGTATAGCAGATGTGCAGCACAACCTAAATAGATGTTTACTTGCAATTTTGAGGGTAGTGGAGAAGCCACATATTGGGGGCAGGTagtggttctttatttttttcctcatggtctttttattcttttattttgtctGGATTGAAGATAATTTTCACATATGTTGATGTACATGACTGGATATTTTCCTTGTGAAATTTTGATGTGGTAGAAATGATGATGTATTGCTTTTCCTTCAACCTCAAAAGAATGTGAAGAATCTCCAAATAATACCTTCGTAAGAGACTGATTCATTGCTTCCACACAAATAACCTAAATTAAATTACATGCAATTCTTAAAGTTTATTTGATGTTGTTGGTATAtcaaataattctaaaagattTTCTCAAATACATAATCGTAAAATTCTTTAGCTTTGTGCTACTCAAAATGTGATCTCTGAGCTCTTTGTAAATACTCAGAGGGAATAAATACAGAAATCAAAAACATTTAGAAACAATTTGACAGTAATTTTGTATCTCTTGAATCTAATAAGAAACTGGGACCtagattttttaaacatttcattcattgtatttttaaaaattgacttacAGATATGAAATAAAAGGTCCTTAGATCGTTTGAGAAGCATTGATCTAGTTAAATGCTGTCATTATTTGTATTAACTGTTCATTTATATTTCCTTGTTTAAGTATATGAATATCCTTAATTGCTTTTAGATATAAAATTTGATAGATTTCACAGGAGTATGTTGAAActtcttgaaaatttttttaattctaaaatcttGCTAAATTCATATGAAATTCCATTTTAGGGAATAAGTTTTGAGGAACCATGTTACAGAAAGCAGATAGTTTTTTAAAGTTGTGAGAGAGTTGCTCACGCAACTAGTATGTTTTAGTTATCGTCAAACATAGCCAGCCTCCAGtcagaaaaggcaggaaaattGAGGGAGGGGAAAAGACTAGTTGTTTCCTCAAACTCATaggaagaagtagaaacaaaATGCACATTTGGTTAAGagggttttattttaaagtttgtaagatcacattaaaatttgtatttagtttttcttgttGTTAGATTTGCCTTAAATTTTGAGGTCATCTTGCATTTATAACAGTAAATCATAAACTGTCTTTGGTGATTtcttaaaatacatgtaacattgTTAACTTGCCTGGTGCTTTGTTATGAACAtctttaatatgtatataattcgACATGTGTAATTCATGATTAAgatttgtcctttttctctttctaggaaGATGATCCATATGATCTTGAAGACCTTTCTGCACAGAAATGAGGGAAATACAAAGAACCAAATATCGTTCTGAAATTCGGGATCTGTATTTTgagatgattttattttcagaatgagAAGTATATCTGGTTATCTTTATGAATGTAGAGACATGACAAGAGAGTTATGATGGCAAAAAACAAAGAGCCTCGCCCCCCATCCTATACCATCAGTGTAGTTGGACTCTCTGGGACTGAAAAAGACAAAGGTAACTGTGGAGTTGGAAAGTCTTGTTTGTGCAATAGATATGTACGCTCAAAAGCAGATGAATATTATCCAGAGCATACTTCTGTGCTTAGCACCATTGACTTTGGAGGACGAGTAGTAAACAATGATCATTTTTTGTACTGGGGTGACATAACACAAAGTGGTGAAGATGGAGTAGAATGCAAAATTCATGTCATTGAACAAACTGAGTTCATTGATGACCAGACTTTCTTGCCTCATCGGAGTACGAATTTGCAACCATATATAAAACGTGCAGCTGCCTCTAAATTGCAGTCAGCAGAAAAACTGATGTACATTTGCACTGATCAGCTAGGCTTGGAGCAAGACTTTGAACAGAAGCAAATGCCTGAAGGGAAGCTCAATGTAGATGGATTTTTATTGTGCATTGACGTAAGTCAGGGATGCAATAGGAAGTTTGATGATCAACTTAAATTTGTAAATAACCTTTTTGTCCAACtatcaaaatcaaaaaaacctGTAATAATAGCAGCAACTAAATGTGATGAATGTGTGGATCATTATCTTAGAGAAGTTCAGGCATTTGCTTCAAACAAAAAGAACCTTCTTGTAGTGGAAACATCTGCACGATTTAATGTCAACATTGAGACGTGTTTCACTGCACTGGTACAAATGCTGGATAAAACTCGTGGCAAGCCTAAAATTATTCCCTATCTGGATGCTTATAAAACGCAGAGACAGCTTGTTGTCACAGCAACAGATAAGTTTGAAAAACTTGTGCAGACAGTGAGAGATTATCATGCAACTTGGAAAACTgttagtaacaaattgaaaaatcatCCTGATTATGAGGAATACATCAACTTAGAGGGAACAAGAAAGGCCAGAAATACATTCTCAAAACATATAGAACAACTTAAACAGGAacatataagaaaaagaagagaagaatatataaatactttACCAAGAGCTTTTAACACTCTTTTGCCAAACCTAGAAGAGATTGAACATTTGAATTGGTCAGAAGCTTTGAAGTTAATGGAAAAGAGAGCAGATTTTCAGTTATGTTTTGTGGTGCTAGAAAAAACACCTTGGGATGAAACTGACCATATAGACAAAATTAATGATAGACGGATCCCATTTGACCTCCTGAGCACTTTAGAAGCTGAAAAAGTCTATCAGAACCATGTACAACATCTAATATCAGAGAAGAGGAgagtagaaatgaaggaaaaattcaAGAAGACTTTGgaaaaaattcagtttatttcACCTGGGCAGCCATGGGAGGAAGTTATGTGCTTTGTTATGGAGGATGAAGCCTTCAAATATATCACTGAGGCTGATAGCAAAGAGGTGTATGGTAGGCATCAGCGAGAAATAGTTGAAAAAGCCAAAGAAGAGTTTCAGGAAATGCTTTTTGAACATTCTGAACTTTTTTATGATTTAGATCTTAATGCAACACCTAGTTCAGATAAAATGAGTGAAATTCATACAGTTTTGAGTGAAGAACCTAGATACAAAGCTTTACAGAAACTTGCACCTGATAGGGAGTCTCTTCTACTTAAGCATATAGGATTTGTTTATCATCCCACTAAAGAAACATGTCTTAGTGGCCAAAACTGTACAGACATTAAAGTAGAGCAGTTACTTGCCAGCAGTCTTTTGCAGTTGGATCATGGCCGCTTACGGTTGTATCATGATAGTACCAATATAGATAAAGTTAACCTTTTCATTTTAGGGAAGGATGGCCTTTCCCAAGAACTAGCAAATGAGATAAGGACACAATCCACTGATGATGAGTATGCCTTAGATGGAAAAATTTATGAACTTGATCTTCGGCCTGTTGATGCCAAGTCGCCTTACTTTTTGAGTCAGTTATGGACTGCTGCCTTTAAACCACATGGGTGCTTCTGTGTATTTAATTCCATTGAGTCACTGAATTTTATTGGGGAATTTATTGGAAAAATAAGAACGGAAGCTTCTCAGATCAGAAAAGATAAGTATATGGCTAACCTTCCATTTACATTAATTCTGGCTAATCAGAGAGATTCTATTAGTAAGAATCTACCAATTCTCAGGCACCAAGGGCAACAGTTGGCAAACAAGTTACAATGTCCTTTTGTAGATGTACCTGCTGGTACATATCCTCGTAAATTTAATGAAACCCAAATAAAGCAAGCTCTAAGAGGAGTATTAGAATCAGTTAAACATAATTTAGATGTGGTGAGCCCAGTTCCCACCAATAAGGATGTATCAGAAGCTGACTTGAGAATTGTCATGTGTGCCATGTGTGGTGATCCATTTAGTGTGGATCTTATTCTTTCACCCTTCCTTGATTCTCATTCTTGCAGTGCTGCTCAAGCTGGACAGAATAATTCCCTAATGCTTGATAAAATCATTGGTGAAAAAAGGAGGCGAATACAGATCACAATATTATCATACCATTCCTCAATTGGAGTAAGGAAAGATGAACTGGTTCATGGGTATATATTAGTTTATTCTGCCAAACGGAAAGCATCAATGGGAATGCTTCGAGCATTTCTGTCAGAAGTTCAGGACACCATTCCTGTACAGCTGGTGGCAGTTACTGACAGCCAAGCAGACTTTTTTGAAAATGAAGCCATCAAAGAGTTAATGACTGAAGGAGAACACATTGCAACTGAGATCACTGCTAAATTTACAGCACTGTATTCTTTATCTCAGTATCATCGGCAAACTGAGGTGTTTACACTGTTTTTCAGTGATgttctagagaaaaaaaatatgatagaAAATTCCTATTTATCTGATAATACAAGGGAATCAACCCATCAAAGTGAAGATGTTTTCCTGCCATCTCCCAGAGACTGTTTTCCCTATAACAACTACCCTGATTCAGATGATGATACAGAAGCACCACCTCCTTATAGTCCAATTGGGGATGATGTACAGTTGCTTCCAACGCCTAGTGACCGTTCCAGATATAGATTAGATTTGGAAGGAAATGAATATCCTATTCACAGCACACCAAACTGTCATGACCATGAACGCAACCATAAAGTGCCTCCACCTATTAAACCTAAACCAGTTGTACCTAAGACAAATGTGAAAAAGTTGGATCCAAACCTTTTAAAAACAATTGAAGCTGGTATTGGTAAAAATCCAAGAAAACAGACCTCCCGGGTGCCTTTGGCACATCCTGAAGATATGGATCCTTCAGATAACTATTCAGAACCCATTGACACAATTTTCAAACAGAAGGGCTATTCTGATGAGATATATGTTGTCCCAGATGATAGTCAGAATCGCATTATTAAAATTCGAAACTCATTTGTGAATAACACCCAAGGAGATGAGGAAAATGGATTTTCTGATAGAATCTCAAAAAGTCATGGGGAACGGAGACCttcaaaatacaaatacaaatctAAAACCCTATTTAGTAAAGCCAAGTCATACTACAGAAGAACGCATTCAGATGCAAGTGATGATGAAGCTTTCACCActtctaaaacaaaaagaaaaggaagacatcgTGGAAGTGAAGAAGATCCACTTCTTTCTCCTGTTGAAACTTGGAAAGGTGGTATTGATAATCCTGCAATCACTTCAGACCAGGAGTTAGAtgataagaaaatgaagaagaaaacacacaaagtaaaagaagataaaaaggtAAGTTTAATTTATGGTTCATAATGTTTCTAAAGATGTTtgcttttgacttttaaaaaattattttttaagagaatgGATTTGACATCAATGAGAACTTAGGCTGCCTGTGTCATTCAGTAAATATAATTGACAgctcttttaaattttctgagtATTTTGTGAGGGCAGATTATTTTTTGTtacttattacattttatttacttgagcTTTATCTTATTTGGGGTGGAAGTTTGATTTCACATTCTTCAGCATAAAAGTTCTAGCTGAATATGTGTGTTCTCTCTGCAGAAACTCAGATATAAAgtgattttgttcatttttttctgtttgtctgtAAGCATcccatttgtctgtttttcccttttgatCTACCATTTTGCAATATTAATTTGATACATTGACATagcttgttttattgtgctttgctttttgCGCTTctcagatactgcattttttacaaattgaaggtttctaGCAACCCTGCAACAAGCAAGTCttcatcagcaccatttttccaatagcatttgcttaCTTCTTACTTGCTTCCAtgttacattttggtaattcttgcaatattccAAACTTTtagattattatatttgttacggtgatcagtgatctttgatgttgctgttgcaaaaagattacagcTCACTGtcggctcagatgatggttaacgTTTTTTAGACTAGAAAACTATAGACAAAGATCTGGCAAGATTGATCAGATAAAAAGAGAAGGCATAAATCCTGAGAATGAAAAGGGGAATATAATTACAGATAGATCAGATTAATAAGATAGTAGAGAATACTATCAACAATTTTATGTCAACAAATTTGAAAGTTTAAACAAAGTTAAACTCCTTGACAAGAAAGCTTAGAATAATCCTGtaactattaaataaattatgaagtaATAGTTACATCTTACCACAAAAATACCAGGCCCAGGTAATTTTACAGGAGACTTTTTAGGGAACAGATCATTCCAGTGTTCTACAAATCCAGAAAATAGAATAGGAGAATACATTCTTTAATTCATTATCTGAAGTTATCTATTCTTAATTCCAGAACCAGTCACAGgtaatattagaaaagaaaattttagtcCCATTTTACTTATGAGTGCacatgcaaaaattctaaataaagttCAGGTCTACAGACCCTTAACTGCAATTTTGAAATCCAATAACCTCTgaaaaccaaaagtttgtttaGAACTTGGCAGTGTAATCTGATTTACCCTGTTCTTGGTGGGAAAACCTGACTTGAACTAATGTGTGAGGCTACATATAAGCATTGTCTTATTTAGAGTGAATATCCATATAGTTCACTGCAACTGTGTTAATGTATTTGAATACAGGTACTGACCCACAGTTTGTTGGGCTTGTTACCTAATACACGTTTTTTGTACTGTACAGTAGGGATGATGACTAAAATTTTCTGAATTCTAAAATATCTTACCCTAAGGGTTTTACATAGGGATTGTGAATGTataataccaaaagaaaaaatccaacaatatatataaaaagcacttgataaaatttaataaatgagaaaGCTACTAAATTATGAACAGATGAGAACTTACTTGAGAAAAGGTATCTATAAATATGCAAACAAGTAAGCATCATCCTAATTAGGGAAATGGATTCCCTTTTCAACCAGGAACAAGACAGAATGTACACACCATCACCACTTCCAGTTGGTATTATACAGAGATCCTAGTTAAagcagtaagataagaaaaaaaattaaaaggatgagtattggaaaggaagaaacaaaattgtcaCTCTTGGCTGATGATATGATTGCCTATGTAAAAGCCAAAAGGGATCTACAGATAAATTATTAGTATTAATAAAAGAGCAAAACAGCTCCATATAAGATCAGTAATCGTCCGTTGCATCTCTATACATCAGcagtaaacaactagaaaaaataatcagagaaGACACCATTTTTAAAAGCATGGCAGATTATCAAGTACCTGGGAGTAATTGTAACATCATGTGCAAACCTCCGTGtggaaaagtataaaactttattgtaagacattaaagaagatctaagtaAATGGGGTCACTATTGCCTTCCTATCCATGAATATGGCTTATCACAAAGAAGTTATTGCTGTTCAGACTTATCTCTAGATTCAGTGTTGTTTCATTCAAAGTGTCAAAGATTTTTCAAGAAATTCTGCACTGATTCTAATACAAATATGGAAGAGTAAATAGTAAAACCAAGTATTTAATAGCCAGGACACTTCTGAAGAAGAAAGGCAGAGGTAGAGTGGTGATGATACATGTGCTTATTCTATCAGATAACGTAAAACTTTAGTATTTAACATAATGTGTTATTGGCTCAGAGACAGGCACATTTACCAGTAAAACAGAACAAAGTGCTCCCAAATACACAGACCTCTGACTTGGAGCTGTCCTTCCAAGCCATGTGAGGctgttgaacacttgaaatgtggctaatctGAATTGGGATATACTGGTCTACAGGGTGAATAAAGGCTTCCCTGAGACTTGTCATTTTGTCAGATCTGATAGATGAATTGGACTTAAGTAGGGGAGTGGTTGGGTGGATGGAAGAATATTTAATGCTGAATGAATAGAATGTGCATATTCTTAAAGGAGGTCACTGTGGCTAGTCATTGATCTAAAGCCGTTGttggcaaactttctgtaaagagcaagataataaatatttgagactTTGAAGGTAATACCTCCTGTATTATAATTGCTCAGATCTGCTGTAAAAAAAAGCAGGCATGGACAACATGTAAGTGAATGAGTAtggcttctttttatttatttatttatttttggctgcgttgggtctttgttgctgcgtgcgggcttttctctagttgtgagcgagggcttctcttgttgcagagcacgggctctaggcacgcgggctctagagcgcaggctcagtggttgtggcacagaggcttagttgctcctcaggatgtgggatcttcccaggccagggcacgaacccatgtcccctgcatctgcaggtggattcttagccgctgcgccaccagggaagcccagtatggctatttttaaaaacaggcagcagggtGGATTGGTCCCCTAGGCCATAATTTGCTGATACCTGATCTATGGGAGAGAATAATACAAGGAGAGATTTGAGGCTAGGGACTAGATGCAGACCTTTTTAGCACTGTTAGGAATTTTTGTTATTTAGCCTAAGAGTATATTGAAATTAACAGAGTTAGTGGATCTGAAATCACTGGGTTTCTGTATGGAGTATGGGTTGAGTGATACAGAAGACCAGTAGGCATTTACAGTAGTCTAAGCGAATCATGGTAAAAGCTTTGAATAgttggagtggggagggagagtggtTTCAATGGATAGAATGGGATGGATTTGAGAAATACTTAAAATACATAAGATTTGATAATGTATTGCATATGTGGGGGAAGAGTAAAGATGATGAAAGAGATAGGAAAGATATCGCCTTGGTTTCTAGCTTGTGCGGCTTAATCAATGATGATGCTGTTCCTGACGTAGAGCATTGGAAATTTGCCAGGTTTGGAGTGGAGGGATGGAAATGAAAACTTTTAGAGTTCAAGTGGAGATATCAAATAGGCAGTTAGATATATAGGTCCTCAGAGAAGAGGTCTGAGTTGGAGATATGTATTTAGGAGACAATGAAGTAGAGATGGCAGTAGATGAAATGACCTAGGGAGTGAATACAGAGGAGTGCCTAACACAGCCTAGACCAATGTTGAATGGCCAAGGAGCAGAGAGGATCCTTAAAGGTAGGGAGAGTAAAAATAGACCACTTACCCTTTCTTAGCTCATTCCCTCACCTGTAAATTAGGAATGATAATGTTTCGCTTGGAATTGTGGTAGAAATTGGAACTGTGTGTCTCAAGTGCCtgacatacagcagtgttcaataaatgctattaTAGTGTGCTTCAGGCCTGAAATATCTCAGTATACTCTGTCTGTATTTCAGAATAGTCCTTTGACCCATTTGCTGGATTAGTCTCctgactcatttttaaattaaatactcCTGTGATTTTTGATCCTGAATTTATGTActactacttctttttttttttttcctctaagagaaaagttcattctttttaccTTCATTCTTTGATTCCAACATGGGAGCTATAGTCTAggaatattttctcaggttcctTGACATTGGAAGATTATAACTTTTGGGCATTAGTGGCATCTAAGGAAGGCTCAAAGATCTGTTTCTCTTAATGTGGGCTTTAGTTGTCATTCCTGCCAAGCAGAGAAGGCTTTATGCTTAATTATCTTTTGTTCTATACCCCAAAATGAGTTTAGTGTTAGTTGTGGGAACAAAACCTCTAAGATATTTCTTGATTTGCAAGGATTTTCTTAAGTCATAACCCGTTATAGACATAAATATTTCTATGTAAAGGAAATCTTGCAAAACAATACCTACTTTATAAGTTATTTTGATTTTCTAGTCTATTGCAGTGAAAAAAGGGGTGCTGGTTGTGACCTACTGAATTGACTTTAACTTAACAGGTGCTTGAAAAATAGTGCTTAAGAGAATGAACTGAATGAGAAAATTTGAGTTAATATTGATAAAATTGCCAGTTTTTAACATCCATTCAATGAGATATACTTGTGTTTTAactagtttgttttttcttcagtATCCATTTCAGTGCTGTCAGCTTGATTCAGATAGTAAATAGTAGAATACTTTGTGAATTTTGTGGTGCATTAGAATAAGCTGGTAttctaatgatttttctttttgagcttttctttaaaattgttttcctgtCTTATTTCCAGGTCATgaatcttttcatcctcttatttATATTAGCAACTACCAACTCCTATTTTACTCTCAAATGTTCCATCCAGTCcttattattttctgtgtgttttattgGTCCCTTCTTATTAAACCCCTCTATCAAATAGTATCTTAGAAGATTCTGCTGCTTTAGCCATTATACTAGGGTTTGGAGCCTGTTTAGGGAAGAATACCAAAATAGATATGTTTTct
Encoded proteins:
- the ARHGAP5 gene encoding rho GTPase-activating protein 5 isoform X1 codes for the protein MMAKNKEPRPPSYTISVVGLSGTEKDKGNCGVGKSCLCNRYVRSKADEYYPEHTSVLSTIDFGGRVVNNDHFLYWGDITQSGEDGVECKIHVIEQTEFIDDQTFLPHRSTNLQPYIKRAAASKLQSAEKLMYICTDQLGLEQDFEQKQMPEGKLNVDGFLLCIDVSQGCNRKFDDQLKFVNNLFVQLSKSKKPVIIAATKCDECVDHYLREVQAFASNKKNLLVVETSARFNVNIETCFTALVQMLDKTRGKPKIIPYLDAYKTQRQLVVTATDKFEKLVQTVRDYHATWKTVSNKLKNHPDYEEYINLEGTRKARNTFSKHIEQLKQEHIRKRREEYINTLPRAFNTLLPNLEEIEHLNWSEALKLMEKRADFQLCFVVLEKTPWDETDHIDKINDRRIPFDLLSTLEAEKVYQNHVQHLISEKRRVEMKEKFKKTLEKIQFISPGQPWEEVMCFVMEDEAFKYITEADSKEVYGRHQREIVEKAKEEFQEMLFEHSELFYDLDLNATPSSDKMSEIHTVLSEEPRYKALQKLAPDRESLLLKHIGFVYHPTKETCLSGQNCTDIKVEQLLASSLLQLDHGRLRLYHDSTNIDKVNLFILGKDGLSQELANEIRTQSTDDEYALDGKIYELDLRPVDAKSPYFLSQLWTAAFKPHGCFCVFNSIESLNFIGEFIGKIRTEASQIRKDKYMANLPFTLILANQRDSISKNLPILRHQGQQLANKLQCPFVDVPAGTYPRKFNETQIKQALRGVLESVKHNLDVVSPVPTNKDVSEADLRIVMCAMCGDPFSVDLILSPFLDSHSCSAAQAGQNNSLMLDKIIGEKRRRIQITILSYHSSIGVRKDELVHGYILVYSAKRKASMGMLRAFLSEVQDTIPVQLVAVTDSQADFFENEAIKELMTEGEHIATEITAKFTALYSLSQYHRQTEVFTLFFSDVLEKKNMIENSYLSDNTRESTHQSEDVFLPSPRDCFPYNNYPDSDDDTEAPPPYSPIGDDVQLLPTPSDRSRYRLDLEGNEYPIHSTPNCHDHERNHKVPPPIKPKPVVPKTNVKKLDPNLLKTIEAGIGKNPRKQTSRVPLAHPEDMDPSDNYSEPIDTIFKQKGYSDEIYVVPDDSQNRIIKIRNSFVNNTQGDEENGFSDRISKSHGERRPSKYKYKSKTLFSKAKSYYRRTHSDASDDEAFTTSKTKRKGRHRGSEEDPLLSPVETWKGGIDNPAITSDQELDDKKMKKKTHKVKEDKKQKKKTKNFNPPTRRNWESNYFGMPLQDLVTAEKPIPLFVEKCVEFIEDTGLCTEGLYRVSGNKTDQDNIQKQFDQDHNISLVSMEVTVNAVAGALKAFFADLPDPLIPYSLHPELLEAAKIPDKTERLHALKEIVKKFHPVNYDVFRYVITHLNRVSQHNKVNLMTADNLSICFWPTLMRPDFENREFLSTTKIHQSVVETFIQQCQFFFYNGEIVETANTVAPPPPSNPGQLVEPMVPLQLPPPLQPQLIQPQLQTDPLGII
- the ARHGAP5 gene encoding rho GTPase-activating protein 5 isoform X2 is translated as MMAKNKEPRPPSYTISVVGLSGTEKDKGNCGVGKSCLCNRYVRSKADEYYPEHTSVLSTIDFGGRVVNNDHFLYWGDITQSGEDGVECKIHVIEQTEFIDDQTFLPHRSTNLQPYIKRAAASKLQSAEKLMYICTDQLGLEQDFEQKQMPEGKLNVDGFLLCIDVSQGCNRKFDDQLKFVNNLFVQLSKSKKPVIIAATKCDECVDHYLREVQAFASNKKNLLVVETSARFNVNIETCFTALVQMLDKTRGKPKIIPYLDAYKTQRQLVVTATDKFEKLVQTVRDYHATWKTVSNKLKNHPDYEEYINLEGTRKARNTFSKHIEQLKQEHIRKRREEYINTLPRAFNTLLPNLEEIEHLNWSEALKLMEKRADFQLCFVVLEKTPWDETDHIDKINDRRIPFDLLSTLEAEKVYQNHVQHLISEKRRVEMKEKFKKTLEKIQFISPGQPWEEVMCFVMEDEAFKYITEADSKEVYGRHQREIVEKAKEEFQEMLFEHSELFYDLDLNATPSSDKMSEIHTVLSEEPRYKALQKLAPDRESLLLKHIGFVYHPTKETCLSGQNCTDIKVEQLLASSLLQLDHGRLRLYHDSTNIDKVNLFILGKDGLSQELANEIRTQSTDDEYALDGKIYELDLRPVDAKSPYFLSQLWTAAFKPHGCFCVFNSIESLNFIGEFIGKIRTEASQIRKDKYMANLPFTLILANQRDSISKNLPILRHQGQQLANKLQCPFVDVPAGTYPRKFNETQIKQALRGVLESVKHNLDVVSPVPTNKDVSEADLRIVMCAMCGDPFSVDLILSPFLDSHSCSAAQAGQNNSLMLDKIIGEKRRRIQITILSYHSSIGVRKDELVHGYILVYSAKRKASMGMLRAFLSEVQDTIPVQLVAVTDSQADFFENEAIKELMTEGEHIATEITAKFTALYSLSQYHRQTEVFTLFFSDVLEKKNMIENSYLSDNTRESTHQSEDVFLPSPRDCFPYNNYPDSDDDTEAPPPYSPIGDDVQLLPTPSDRSRYRLDLEGNEYPIHSTPNCHDHERNHKVPPPIKPKPVVPKTNVKKLDPNLLKTIEAGIGKNPRKQTSRVPLAHPEDMDPSDNYSEPIDTIFKQKGYSDEIYVVPDDSQNRIIKIRNSFVNNTQGDEENGFSDRISKSHGERRPSKYKYKSKTLFSKAKSYYRRTHSDASDDEAFTTSKTKRKGRHRGSEEDPLLSPVETWKGGIDNPAITSDQELDDKKMKKKTHKVKEDKKKKKTKNFNPPTRRNWESNYFGMPLQDLVTAEKPIPLFVEKCVEFIEDTGLCTEGLYRVSGNKTDQDNIQKQFDQDHNISLVSMEVTVNAVAGALKAFFADLPDPLIPYSLHPELLEAAKIPDKTERLHALKEIVKKFHPVNYDVFRYVITHLNRVSQHNKVNLMTADNLSICFWPTLMRPDFENREFLSTTKIHQSVVETFIQQCQFFFYNGEIVETANTVAPPPPSNPGQLVEPMVPLQLPPPLQPQLIQPQLQTDPLGII